From one Bacteroides intestinalis DSM 17393 genomic stretch:
- the hisH gene encoding imidazole glycerol phosphate synthase subunit HisH — MKVAIIKYNAGNIYSVDYALKRLGVEAVVTADKDELRTADKVIFPGVGEAETTMKFLRASGMDALIKELRQPLLGICLGMQVMCRHSEEGGDVDCLGIFDTEVKRFVPQKHEDKVPHMGWNTLTETNSGLFKGFTKEEFVYFVHSFYVPVNEYTAAVTDYIQPFSAALHKDNYYATQFHPEKSGGVGERILRNFLEL, encoded by the coding sequence ATGAAAGTAGCGATTATCAAATATAATGCGGGCAATATTTATTCGGTGGATTATGCGCTGAAGCGTTTGGGCGTGGAAGCTGTGGTAACGGCGGATAAAGATGAATTGCGTACGGCGGACAAAGTGATCTTTCCAGGTGTGGGTGAGGCGGAAACCACCATGAAGTTTCTGCGTGCCAGTGGCATGGATGCATTGATTAAGGAACTTAGACAGCCTCTTTTAGGGATATGTCTGGGTATGCAAGTGATGTGTCGACATTCTGAAGAGGGAGGAGATGTAGATTGTCTGGGTATTTTTGATACGGAAGTGAAGCGTTTCGTTCCACAGAAGCATGAGGATAAAGTGCCTCACATGGGTTGGAATACGCTCACAGAGACGAACAGTGGCTTATTCAAAGGCTTTACAAAAGAAGAGTTTGTCTATTTTGTGCATAGTTTCTATGTTCCCGTCAATGAATATACGGCTGCTGTGACGGACTATATACAACCGTTTAGCGCTGCCTTGCATAAGGATAATTATTACGCTACCCAATTCCATCCGGAGAAAAGTGGAGGTGTGGGAGAGCGTATCCTGCGCAATTTTTTAGAATTATAA
- the hisA gene encoding 1-(5-phosphoribosyl)-5-[(5-phosphoribosylamino)methylideneamino]imidazole-4-carboxamide isomerase, producing MIEFIPAIDIIDGKCVRLSQGDYDSKKVYNENPVEVAKEMEAHGIRRLHVVDLDGAASHHVVNYNVLNRITSQTSLIVDFGGGVKSDEDLKIAFENGAQMVTGGSIAVKNPELFCHWLEVYGSGKIILGADVKDRKIAVNGWKDESACELFPFLKEYVEKGIQKVICTDISCDGMLQGPSIELYKAMLEEHPDLYLIASGGVSSMEDIRALEAAGVPAVIFGKALYEGRITLKEIERMMQDY from the coding sequence ATGATAGAGTTTATTCCTGCAATAGATATTATCGACGGAAAGTGTGTACGCCTTTCGCAAGGTGACTATGACAGTAAGAAGGTGTATAACGAAAATCCGGTAGAAGTGGCCAAAGAAATGGAGGCACACGGTATTCGCCGGCTTCATGTGGTAGATCTGGACGGAGCGGCTTCTCATCATGTAGTCAATTATAATGTTTTGAATAGAATCACTTCACAGACTTCCCTGATAGTTGATTTCGGTGGTGGCGTGAAAAGTGATGAAGACTTGAAAATTGCTTTTGAGAATGGGGCACAGATGGTTACAGGCGGCAGTATTGCGGTGAAAAATCCTGAGCTATTCTGCCATTGGCTGGAAGTTTACGGCAGTGGGAAGATAATTCTTGGTGCGGACGTGAAAGACCGGAAGATAGCTGTGAATGGCTGGAAGGACGAAAGTGCCTGTGAATTATTTCCCTTTCTGAAAGAATATGTAGAGAAAGGCATTCAGAAAGTAATTTGCACGGATATTAGTTGTGACGGTATGTTGCAGGGGCCTTCTATTGAACTGTATAAGGCAATGCTGGAAGAACATCCTGATCTTTACCTGATAGCAAGTGGCGGTGTCAGCAGTATGGAAGATATACGTGCATTGGAGGCGGCTGGAGTACCGGCTGTAATTTTTGGTAAGGCTCTGTATGAAGGGCGTATTACTTTGAAGGAAATTGAAAGAATGATGCAGGATTATTGA
- a CDS encoding sensor histidine kinase: MRMGKINFKFLLWIMLSCHVLSACSEMEKRKVLVVHSYEKTYAAYPDFNKMIAETFRKRGIDVELRTVYLDCEAYRDNLESLYLHSLLDEVSENWEPEIILVNDDQATYSLLKCGHPLAKQLPVVFGGVNYPNWPLIKQYPNVTGFRDKIDFMANIKAAKEIFGKGMHLFTIIDSTYLDKQIRKDAWEQLKDEKVEGFMNSKEFNSREWKEFVKDKSYTYFAGLTVRLQKDRSDAGLLWSLSQYTRDRCYLQLKRDFTTVNIGNICSSPSLTAINEGFGYGEKLLGGYMTTIPIQVGEMVDAAVRILHGEKPLDMPIANSAKEYVVDWEVMEQRGLSKADIPEKYSIIHIPFSEAYPWLWGGIIFSITVLLITLFVLLFFLYRREQGRKKKALNALEDEKETLALAIEGSDTYAWKLENDYFIFESDFWKSQGMMSKVLTFDKLIKFIHPECRDEVEENWRKISLIRKVAVQVRCDFNGKGYQWWEFRYKTIALPDGGYKAAGLLLNIQDIKDHEHELEEARLLAEKAELKQSFLANMSHEIRTPLNAIVGFSNILAADEELEPDERCEYIKTINKNSDLLLLLINDILELSRLESGYMSFEFAPCGVEELVDEIYQTHQMLIPEQLEFIKDKDTVPVRINVDKGRLAQVVTNFLNNASKFTASGYIKLGYRYLPETSEVEIYVEDTGCGIPRAEQKMIFNRFYKQNEFSQGTGLGLSICQIIIEKLQGRIELHSEQGKGSRFAVILKATSYE; the protein is encoded by the coding sequence ATGCGTATGGGCAAAATAAATTTTAAATTCCTCCTTTGGATAATGTTGAGTTGCCATGTCTTGAGCGCTTGTTCGGAGATGGAAAAACGGAAAGTGCTGGTGGTGCACTCTTATGAGAAAACTTATGCTGCTTATCCTGATTTTAATAAAATGATTGCCGAAACTTTCCGGAAGAGAGGGATTGATGTCGAACTCCGTACAGTGTATTTAGATTGCGAGGCTTATCGGGATAACTTAGAATCTTTGTATCTGCACTCTCTGTTGGATGAAGTTTCCGAAAACTGGGAACCGGAAATTATATTGGTTAATGATGACCAGGCAACTTATTCACTGCTGAAGTGCGGACATCCGCTGGCGAAGCAACTCCCCGTTGTTTTTGGTGGAGTGAATTACCCTAACTGGCCTCTTATAAAGCAATATCCCAACGTGACCGGATTTCGTGATAAAATAGATTTTATGGCGAATATCAAGGCTGCGAAAGAGATATTCGGGAAGGGGATGCATCTCTTCACTATTATAGACTCCACTTATCTGGATAAACAAATAAGGAAGGATGCTTGGGAACAGTTGAAAGACGAGAAGGTGGAAGGTTTCATGAACTCAAAAGAATTCAATTCCAGGGAATGGAAGGAGTTTGTAAAAGACAAGAGTTATACGTATTTTGCCGGGCTTACTGTCCGGCTTCAGAAGGATCGTTCGGATGCCGGACTACTTTGGAGTTTGAGCCAATACACAAGAGATAGGTGTTATCTTCAATTGAAAAGGGACTTTACGACTGTCAATATCGGAAATATCTGTTCCAGCCCCAGTCTGACAGCCATTAATGAAGGTTTTGGCTATGGCGAGAAACTGTTGGGGGGATATATGACGACGATCCCAATACAGGTAGGGGAAATGGTGGATGCGGCGGTCAGGATTTTGCATGGTGAGAAGCCTTTGGATATGCCCATCGCAAACAGTGCTAAAGAGTATGTGGTAGATTGGGAGGTGATGGAGCAGAGGGGGCTTTCGAAGGCGGATATTCCAGAGAAGTATTCTATTATCCATATTCCGTTCAGTGAGGCATATCCTTGGCTGTGGGGAGGAATTATTTTCTCAATTACAGTTCTATTGATTACGCTGTTTGTCTTGTTGTTTTTCCTTTATCGTCGGGAGCAGGGGAGGAAAAAGAAAGCTCTCAATGCGCTGGAGGATGAAAAAGAAACGTTGGCGCTGGCTATTGAGGGGAGTGATACGTACGCGTGGAAGTTGGAGAATGATTATTTTATATTTGAGAGTGATTTCTGGAAGTCGCAGGGAATGATGTCGAAGGTACTTACGTTTGATAAACTCATTAAGTTTATTCATCCGGAATGCCGGGATGAGGTGGAGGAAAACTGGAGGAAGATATCCTTAATCCGTAAGGTGGCGGTGCAGGTGCGTTGCGACTTTAACGGAAAAGGATATCAATGGTGGGAATTCCGGTATAAGACCATTGCATTGCCGGATGGCGGCTATAAGGCTGCCGGACTGTTGCTGAATATACAGGACATTAAAGATCATGAACATGAACTGGAAGAGGCGCGTCTGCTGGCGGAAAAAGCTGAGCTGAAACAGTCGTTCCTAGCGAATATGAGCCACGAGATACGCACTCCGCTGAATGCGATTGTCGGCTTTTCCAATATATTGGCAGCGGATGAAGAACTGGAACCAGATGAGCGCTGTGAGTATATCAAGACGATCAACAAGAATAGTGATTTGCTGCTGCTGCTGATAAATGATATCTTGGAACTTTCACGGCTTGAGTCGGGCTATATGTCCTTTGAATTTGCTCCATGCGGAGTGGAGGAATTGGTGGATGAAATCTATCAGACCCATCAGATGTTAATACCGGAACAGTTGGAATTTATTAAGGATAAGGATACAGTGCCGGTAAGGATAAATGTGGATAAAGGACGGTTGGCGCAAGTGGTCACTAATTTCCTGAATAACGCTTCTAAATTTACAGCTTCAGGGTATATCAAGCTGGGATATCGTTATTTACCTGAGACTTCGGAAGTGGAAATTTATGTGGAAGATACAGGCTGTGGCATTCCTCGCGCCGAGCAGAAGATGATTTTTAATCGGTTCTACAAGCAGAATGAATTTTCGCAAGGAACGGGCTTGGGGCTTTCTATCTGCCAGATTATTATAGAGAAATTGCAGGGAAGGATTGAACTGCACTCGGAACAGGGGAAAGGGAGCAGATTTGCGGTGATACTAAAAGCTACAAGCTACGAGTGA
- a CDS encoding cell division ATP-binding protein FtsE codes for MAEPLIRYKDVEVHQQDLCVLNEVNLELQKGEFVYLIGKVGSGKTSLLKTLYGELDITAGEAMVLGYDMSRIKRKHIPQLRRKLGIVFQDFQLLTDRTVNDNLAFVLKATGWKNKSEIKDRIAEVLMQVGMGNKGYKFPNELSGGEQQRIVIARAMLNSPEIILADEPTGNLDAETGRAIVGLLHNISRTGGSLVLMTTHNLHLLHEFPGQVYRCAGHQITDVTSEYSGMMPTVEETNNNI; via the coding sequence ATGGCTGAACCGCTGATACGATATAAAGATGTGGAAGTACACCAACAGGACTTGTGCGTTCTGAATGAGGTAAACCTTGAGCTGCAGAAGGGAGAGTTTGTGTACCTGATCGGTAAGGTAGGTTCGGGTAAGACCAGTTTGCTAAAGACCCTCTACGGAGAACTGGATATTACTGCCGGTGAAGCAATGGTACTGGGGTATGATATGAGTCGCATTAAGCGTAAGCATATTCCGCAGTTGCGTCGTAAATTGGGCATTGTGTTTCAGGATTTCCAACTGTTGACGGACCGCACGGTGAACGATAATCTTGCTTTTGTATTGAAGGCTACGGGCTGGAAAAACAAATCGGAAATAAAAGATCGTATTGCTGAAGTGCTGATGCAGGTAGGAATGGGTAATAAAGGATATAAGTTTCCTAACGAACTTTCGGGAGGCGAACAGCAACGCATCGTTATTGCCCGTGCTATGCTCAACTCTCCGGAGATTATCCTGGCGGATGAACCGACCGGTAATCTGGATGCGGAAACGGGACGTGCTATTGTAGGACTATTACATAACATCAGCCGCACGGGTGGCTCGCTGGTATTGATGACTACGCACAATCTCCATCTGCTTCACGAGTTTCCGGGACAGGTATATCGCTGTGCAGGTCATCAGATAACAGATGTGACGTCCGAGTATTCGGGTATGATGCCGACTGTAGAAGAAACAAATAATAATATATAA
- the lysA gene encoding diaminopimelate decarboxylase, with protein sequence MKGTFPIDKFRELRTPFYYYDTKVLRDTLSCVRAEAAKYGNFEVHYAVKANANSKVLSIIRENGLGADCVSGGEVRAAVKAGFPTNKIVFAGVGKSDWEINLSLDYNIFCFNVESIPELEIINELAAAKGKVANVAFRINPNVGAHTHANITTGLAENKFGISMQDMDHVIEVALEMKNVKFIGLHFHIGSQILDMGDFVALCNRVNELQDKLEAHRIRIEHINVGGGLGIDYKHPNRQAIPDFKDYFSTYAEHLKLRSYQTLHFELGRAITGQCGSLISQVLYVKQGANKKFAILDAGMTDLIRPALYQAYHKIENITSEDAVEAYDVVGPICESSDVFGKAIDLNKVKRGDLIALRSAGAYGEIMASSYNCRELPQGYTSDELV encoded by the coding sequence ATGAAAGGAACATTTCCCATAGATAAATTCCGTGAACTGCGTACCCCCTTTTATTATTATGATACGAAGGTGTTGCGCGACACTCTTTCCTGCGTGCGTGCAGAAGCTGCTAAATATGGCAATTTTGAGGTGCATTATGCTGTGAAAGCAAATGCTAATTCGAAGGTGCTTTCTATTATCCGTGAGAACGGGCTGGGTGCCGATTGTGTGAGTGGAGGAGAAGTGCGTGCTGCTGTTAAGGCAGGTTTTCCTACAAATAAGATTGTTTTTGCCGGAGTGGGCAAGTCTGATTGGGAAATAAATCTGAGTCTGGACTATAATATTTTCTGTTTTAATGTAGAGTCTATTCCTGAGCTGGAGATTATCAATGAACTGGCTGCAGCTAAAGGTAAAGTGGCTAATGTCGCTTTCCGTATCAATCCGAATGTAGGAGCTCATACTCATGCCAATATCACTACCGGACTAGCGGAAAACAAGTTTGGCATTAGTATGCAAGACATGGATCATGTGATAGAAGTGGCTTTGGAGATGAAGAATGTGAAGTTTATCGGATTGCATTTTCACATTGGTTCGCAGATATTAGATATGGGTGATTTCGTTGCCCTGTGCAATCGTGTAAATGAATTGCAAGACAAGCTGGAAGCACATCGCATCCGCATCGAGCATATCAATGTAGGTGGTGGACTGGGTATTGATTATAAGCATCCCAACCGTCAGGCAATACCTGATTTCAAAGATTATTTCTCTACTTATGCCGAACATCTGAAACTGCGCTCTTATCAAACACTTCATTTTGAATTGGGACGTGCCATAACGGGGCAGTGCGGTTCACTTATCTCACAGGTGCTTTATGTAAAACAGGGAGCAAATAAGAAATTTGCCATCCTTGATGCTGGTATGACGGATTTGATTCGTCCTGCATTGTATCAGGCTTATCATAAGATAGAGAATATTACTTCCGAGGATGCAGTTGAGGCGTATGATGTGGTAGGTCCTATCTGTGAATCGTCGGATGTTTTCGGGAAAGCGATAGATTTGAATAAGGTGAAGCGTGGAGATCTGATTGCATTACGTTCTGCAGGTGCTTATGGTGAGATAATGGCTTCGAGCTATAACTGTCGTGAGTTGCCACAGGGGTACACTTCGGACGAACTGGTGTGA
- the purU gene encoding formyltetrahydrofolate deformylase — translation MMKTAKLLLHCPDKPGILAEVTDFITVNKGNIIYLDQYVDHVENIFFMRIEWELKNFLIPQEKIEDYFATLYAQKYEMFFRLYFSDTKPRMAIFVSKMSHCLFDLLARYTAGEWNVEIPLIISNHPDLQHVAERFGIPFYLFPITKETKEEQEKKEMELLAKHKVNFIVLARYMQVISERMIDAYPNRIINIHHSFLPAFVGAKPYHAAFERGVKIIGATSHYVTTELDAGPIIEQDVVRITHKDTVEDLVNKGKDLEKIVLSRAVQKHIERKVLAYKNKTVIFS, via the coding sequence CGGGAATTCTGGCAGAAGTGACAGACTTTATAACGGTAAACAAGGGAAATATTATCTATCTGGACCAATATGTCGATCACGTGGAGAATATCTTTTTCATGCGTATCGAGTGGGAATTGAAGAACTTCCTGATACCGCAAGAGAAAATTGAAGATTATTTTGCTACGTTGTACGCACAGAAATATGAAATGTTTTTCCGTCTCTATTTCTCGGATACGAAACCACGCATGGCAATATTTGTATCTAAGATGTCGCATTGCTTGTTCGATTTGCTGGCACGCTATACGGCAGGAGAGTGGAATGTCGAGATTCCTCTTATTATAAGCAACCATCCCGACTTGCAACATGTAGCCGAACGTTTCGGAATACCTTTCTATCTGTTCCCTATTACAAAGGAGACTAAAGAAGAACAGGAGAAAAAAGAAATGGAATTGCTGGCAAAGCATAAGGTGAACTTCATTGTACTGGCGCGTTATATGCAGGTGATTTCAGAGCGGATGATTGATGCCTATCCCAATCGGATTATCAATATTCATCACTCTTTCCTTCCTGCATTTGTGGGAGCAAAACCTTATCATGCAGCATTTGAGCGTGGTGTGAAGATCATTGGTGCTACCAGTCATTATGTAACAACAGAACTGGATGCAGGACCGATTATTGAACAAGATGTAGTTCGTATCACTCATAAAGATACTGTAGAAGATCTTGTTAATAAGGGGAAGGACTTGGAAAAGATCGTTCTCTCGCGTGCCGTGCAGAAGCATATTGAGCGCAAGGTACTGGCATATAAGAATAAAACAGTGATATTTAGTTAA
- a CDS encoding aspartate kinase — MKVLKFGGTSVGSASRIKEVAKLITDGEQKIVVLSAMSGTTNTLVEISDYLYKKNPEGANEIINKLEAKYKQHVNELYSTPEYKQKGQELIKSHFDYIRSYTKDLFTLFEEKVVLAQGELISTAMMNYYLQECGVKSILLPALEYMRTDKNAEPDPVYIKEKLQMQLELHPGAEIYITQGYICRNAYGEIDNLQRGGSDYTASLIGAAINASEIQIWTDIDGMHNNDPRIVDKTAPVRHLHFEEAAELAYFGAKILHPTCIQPAKYANIPVRLLNTMDPTAPGTMISNDTEKGKIKAVAAKDNITAIKIKSSRMLLAHGFLRKVFEIFESYQTSIDMICTSEVGVSVSIDNTKHLNEILDDLKKYGTVTVDKDMCIVCVVGDLEWENVGFEAKALDAMRDIPVRMISFGGSNYNISFLIRECDKNQALQSLSDALFNEE; from the coding sequence ATGAAAGTTTTAAAGTTTGGAGGTACTTCCGTAGGTTCTGCATCGCGGATAAAGGAAGTAGCCAAATTGATCACTGATGGTGAACAAAAGATAGTTGTACTCTCGGCTATGTCGGGCACAACTAATACATTGGTGGAAATTTCGGACTATCTGTACAAGAAAAATCCGGAGGGTGCCAACGAAATCATTAACAAGCTGGAGGCTAAATATAAACAGCATGTGAATGAGTTGTATTCCACTCCCGAGTATAAACAGAAAGGTCAGGAACTGATTAAATCTCATTTTGACTACATCCGTTCTTACACCAAAGATCTTTTCACGCTGTTTGAGGAGAAAGTGGTTCTGGCACAGGGAGAATTGATCTCTACTGCCATGATGAACTATTACCTGCAAGAGTGTGGTGTGAAGTCCATTTTGCTTCCGGCTTTGGAATATATGCGTACCGATAAGAATGCGGAGCCTGATCCTGTATATATTAAGGAGAAACTTCAGATGCAGTTGGAATTGCATCCCGGTGCTGAGATTTACATCACACAAGGATACATTTGTCGTAATGCTTACGGAGAAATAGACAATCTGCAACGTGGTGGAAGCGATTATACCGCTTCTCTGATCGGTGCAGCTATCAATGCTTCCGAAATCCAGATATGGACCGATATCGACGGTATGCACAATAATGACCCGCGTATTGTTGACAAGACTGCTCCTGTACGTCATCTTCATTTTGAAGAAGCTGCTGAGCTGGCTTATTTTGGTGCGAAGATTCTTCATCCCACTTGTATACAGCCTGCCAAGTATGCCAATATACCGGTGCGTCTGCTGAATACGATGGACCCGACTGCTCCCGGTACTATGATTTCTAATGATACCGAGAAGGGTAAAATCAAGGCAGTTGCAGCCAAAGATAACATTACAGCTATCAAGATTAAATCCAGTCGTATGTTGCTTGCCCACGGTTTCTTGCGCAAGGTCTTCGAAATCTTTGAGAGCTATCAGACTTCTATCGATATGATTTGTACTTCTGAGGTAGGAGTATCTGTATCTATTGATAATACGAAGCACCTCAACGAGATTCTGGACGACCTGAAGAAGTACGGAACCGTTACAGTAGATAAGGATATGTGTATCGTCTGCGTGGTAGGTGATTTGGAATGGGAGAATGTCGGTTTCGAAGCGAAGGCACTGGATGCCATGCGCGACATACCGGTACGAATGATTTCGTTCGGTGGTAGTAACTACAACATTTCTTTCCTCATTCGTGAGTGCGATAAGAATCAGGCATTGCAGTCGCTTAGTGATGCACTGTTCAACGAAGAATAA
- the hisIE gene encoding bifunctional phosphoribosyl-AMP cyclohydrolase/phosphoribosyl-ATP diphosphatase HisIE, translating to MDFDKMNGLVPAIIQDADTAKVLMLGFMNKEAYDKTVETGKVTFFSRTKNRLWTKGEESGNFLNVVSIKEDCDQDTLLIQVHPVGPVCHTGTDTCWGEKNEQPVMFLKHLQDFIIKRHEEMPEGSYTTSLFESGVNKMAQKVGEEAVETVIEACNGTDERLIYEGADLIYHLIVLLTSKGYSLEDLARELQERHSASWKKH from the coding sequence ATGGATTTTGATAAAATGAACGGACTTGTTCCGGCAATCATACAAGACGCAGACACCGCTAAGGTGTTAATGTTGGGCTTCATGAATAAAGAAGCTTACGACAAAACGGTAGAAACCGGTAAAGTGACTTTTTTCAGCCGCACCAAGAACCGTCTTTGGACGAAAGGTGAGGAGAGTGGCAATTTTCTGAATGTCGTTTCTATCAAAGAAGACTGCGATCAGGATACATTGCTGATTCAGGTACACCCTGTGGGGCCTGTTTGCCATACAGGTACGGATACATGCTGGGGTGAGAAGAATGAACAGCCTGTAATGTTCCTGAAGCATCTTCAGGATTTTATTATTAAGCGCCATGAAGAGATGCCGGAAGGTTCTTATACAACCAGTCTGTTTGAGTCAGGTGTGAATAAAATGGCACAGAAAGTGGGTGAAGAAGCTGTGGAAACAGTGATCGAAGCTTGCAACGGAACTGATGAACGGTTGATCTATGAAGGAGCCGATTTGATATATCACCTCATCGTGCTGCTAACATCCAAAGGATACAGTCTGGAAGATTTGGCACGCGAGTTGCAAGAACGTCATAGCGCTTCGTGGAAGAAACACTAA
- a CDS encoding ferritin: MITEKLQNAINEQITAEMWSANMYLAMSFYMEKEGFCGMAHWLKKQWAEENEHACSLADYVIKRGGKAKVDKLDVVPNDFGTPLEVFEQVYKHECRVSEMIDKLVDVAAAEKDKATQDFLWGFVREQVEEEATAAGIVDMIKKAGATGIFFVDVKLGER; this comes from the coding sequence ATGATTACTGAAAAATTACAGAATGCAATTAACGAGCAGATTACGGCTGAAATGTGGTCGGCTAACATGTATTTGGCTATGTCTTTCTATATGGAAAAAGAAGGATTTTGTGGTATGGCACATTGGTTGAAGAAACAGTGGGCAGAAGAGAATGAACATGCTTGTTCACTGGCCGATTACGTAATTAAGCGTGGTGGTAAGGCCAAAGTCGATAAGCTGGATGTAGTTCCTAATGATTTTGGTACTCCGCTGGAAGTATTTGAACAGGTTTACAAACACGAATGTCGTGTATCCGAAATGATTGACAAGTTGGTAGATGTAGCTGCTGCTGAGAAAGATAAAGCAACGCAGGACTTCCTGTGGGGATTTGTGCGTGAACAAGTAGAAGAAGAAGCAACTGCTGCAGGCATTGTTGATATGATTAAGAAAGCCGGTGCAACGGGTATCTTCTTTGTAGACGTAAAATTGGGCGAACGTTAA
- the hisF gene encoding imidazole glycerol phosphate synthase subunit HisF, whose translation MLAKRIIPCLDIKDGQTVKGTNFVNLRQAGDPVELARAYSEQGADELVFLDITASFEGRKTFAELVKRIAANISIPFTVGGGINELSDVDRLLNAGADKISINSSAIRRPELIDEIAKNFGSQVCVLAVDAKQTEKGWWCYLNGGRVETDKELFTWTKEAQERGAGEILFTSMNHDGVKTGYANEALAEMSDNLSIPVIASGGAGAKEHFRDVFLQGKADAALAASVFHFGEIKIPDLKSYLCAQGIPMRVM comes from the coding sequence GTGTTAGCGAAAAGAATTATTCCCTGTCTCGATATCAAAGACGGACAAACAGTGAAAGGAACCAATTTCGTCAATTTGCGTCAAGCGGGCGATCCGGTGGAACTGGCGCGTGCGTATAGTGAGCAAGGTGCTGATGAATTGGTTTTTCTGGATATAACAGCTAGTTTTGAAGGTCGCAAGACATTTGCAGAGTTGGTGAAGCGCATTGCTGCCAATATCAGTATTCCGTTTACGGTAGGTGGCGGTATCAACGAATTGAGTGATGTAGATCGTCTGCTGAATGCCGGTGCAGATAAAATTTCTATCAATTCTTCTGCAATTCGCCGTCCCGAACTGATTGATGAAATAGCTAAAAACTTCGGTTCGCAGGTATGCGTGCTGGCGGTAGATGCCAAACAAACTGAAAAAGGCTGGTGGTGCTATCTGAATGGAGGCCGTGTAGAAACAGATAAGGAACTGTTTACCTGGACCAAAGAAGCCCAGGAACGTGGTGCCGGAGAAATACTTTTCACCAGCATGAATCATGATGGCGTAAAGACCGGATACGCCAATGAAGCACTTGCTGAAATGTCTGACAATCTCTCTATTCCGGTAATTGCATCGGGCGGAGCAGGAGCAAAAGAACATTTTCGTGATGTGTTTTTGCAAGGAAAAGCAGATGCAGCGTTGGCAGCCAGTGTTTTTCATTTCGGAGAAATTAAAATTCCCGATTTAAAATCGTATCTTTGCGCCCAGGGAATACCAATGCGGGTGATGTAA